A single Vigna radiata var. radiata cultivar VC1973A chromosome 8, Vradiata_ver6, whole genome shotgun sequence DNA region contains:
- the LOC111242375 gene encoding uncharacterized protein LOC111242375, producing the protein MMVEMRHMMQRLEAKIEAVNRIRHAHAAMMRHAFGASHLDFMTPAEYDAFIAWPGDQAPTVGGGDSSSGAQAMGEDCTEEDDSDAGTKILETEVEDDVDDEDDEGVD; encoded by the coding sequence ATGATGGTGGAGATGCGGCATATGATGCAGCGACTGGAGGCGAAGATAGAGGCCGTTAACCGGATCCGTCATGCCCATGCAGCGATGATGAGGCACGCTTTTGGGGCCTCTCACCTCGATTTCATGACTCCAGCCGAGTATGATGCGTTTATAGCTTGGCCTGGGGACCAGGCTCCCACTGTTGGAGGAGGCGACTCTTCGTCTGGAGCACAGGCCATGGGGGAGGATTGCACTGAGGAGGATGACTCTGATGCTGGGACGAAGATTCTTGAGACTGAGGTGGAGGACGAtgttgatgatgaggatgacgaGGGTGTTGACTGA